One window of the Vigna radiata var. radiata cultivar VC1973A chromosome 1, Vradiata_ver6, whole genome shotgun sequence genome contains the following:
- the LOC106755002 gene encoding cytochrome P450 82A3-like, which produces MDFLLNCLTLNTTTLIASFLSLILLFFYLYRRISSEKRAPIVKGAWPILGHLSLLNASKTPHRTLGALADKYGPLFTIKLGVKEALVLNNWEMSKELFTTNDLAVSSRPKLVAIEVMSYNQAFVGLAPYGPYWRELRKIVTNEFLSNRRIEQLSHIRISEVQTSFKELYDLCYISVNNKKENESSYGAATLVDMKEWLEHLTFNIIVRMVVGKRYFGVAHVEGKEKAERFMKNLDEFMNLMGTFTVADGVPCLRWLDLGGHEKAMKATAEEMDKLLSEWLEEHREKNGLGGKVKGDQDFMDVMISTLNGAPIHGFDADTICKATTLELILGASDSTAVTLTWALSLLVRNPLAMEKAKEEIDMHIGKEGYIRESDISKLVYLQAIIKETLRLYPPAPLSSPRVFTENCILGGYHIKKGTRLMHNLWKIQRDPSVWSDPLEFKPERFITTHQHVNLKGRHFELLPFGSGRRMCVGMSLGLNVLHFTLANMLHSFDISNPSTEPVDMTEFFRFVNTRATPLKLLVKPRLPPNYYESF; this is translated from the exons ATGGACTTTCTCCTAAATTGCTTAACCTTGAACACCACCACTCTTATTGCATCGTTTCTTTCTCTAATcttgttatttttctatctaTATCGTAGAATTTCTTCTGAGAAACGGGCTCCAATAGTGAAAGGTGCATGGCCAATACTTGGTCATCTTTCACTGTTAAATGCTTCAAAAACACCCCATAGAACTTTAGGTGCTTTGGCTGACAAGTATGGACCCTTGTTCACCATCAAACTCGGTGTGAAAGAGGCTTTGGTGCTCAACAACTGGGAAATGTCCAAGGAACTCTTCACCACAAATGACCTTGCCGTTTCATCACGCCCTAAACTCGTTGCTATAGAAGTCATGTCCTACAACCAAGCCTTCGTAGGATTGGCTCCATACGGACCCTATTGGCGAGAGCTTCGAAAGATTGTGACTAATGAGTTTCTCTCCAACCGCAGAATAGAGCAACTCAGCCACATTCGTATCTCAGAGGTTCAAACCTCATTCAAAGAGCTCTACGATTTATGCTATATTAGTGTAAACAACAAGAAGGAGAATGAATCTAGTTATGGTGCTGCTACTTTGGTGGACATGAAAGAATGGCTTGAGCATTTGACTTTCAATATAATAGTGAGGATGGTGGTGGGGAAGAGGTACTTTGGTGTGGCGCATGTGGAGGGCAAGGAGAAGGCAGAAAGGTTTATGAAGAATTTAGATGAGTTCATGAATTTGATGGGCACTTTCACTGTGGCTGATGGGGTTCCTTGCTTGAGGTGGTTGGATTTGGGAGGCCATGAGAAGGCCATGAAAGCAACGGCTGAGGAAATGGACAAGCTGTTGAGTGAGTGGTTGGAAGAGCACCGTGAGAAGAATGGTTTGGGTGGAAAGGTTAAGGGCGATCAAGACTTCATGGATGTGATGATTTCAACACTTAATGGGGCTCCGATTCATGGGTTTGATGCTGATACCATTTGCAAAGCCACTACCCTG GAATTGATTTTGGGTGCAAGTGATTCAACTGCTGTTACTCTTACATGGGCACTTAGTCTGCTAGTACGAAATCCTCTTGCAATGGAAAAGGCTAAAGAAGAAATTGACATGCATATTGGGAAAGAGGGATACATAAGAGAATCAGATATAAGCAAACTTGTGTATCTTCAAGCCATAATCAAAGAGACATTGAGATTGTATCCACCAGCACCTCTTTCATCACCTCGTGTATTCACAGAAAATTGCATCTTAGGTGGCTACCACATAAAAAAGGGAACTCGACTAATGCATAACCTATGGAAGATCCAGAGAGACCCTAGTGTTTGGTCAGATCCATTAGAATTCAAACCAGAAAGGTTCATCACCACTCACCAACATGTGAATCTGAAAGGTCGACATTTTGAGTTGTTACCCTTTGGAAGTGGGAGAAGAATGTGTGTTGGAATGTCCCTTGGCTTAAACGTGCTTCATTTTACTTTGGCTAATATGTTGCATTCCTTTGACATCTCAAATCCTTCGACTGAACCTGTTGATATGACCGAGTTCTTTCGATTTGTCAATACCAGAGCTACTCCACTGAAGCTTTTGGTTAAGCCACGCCTACCTCCAAACTATTATGAATCTTTTTAA